The window TtagttcttttttttattgaaccCACTATATATCCTCACATTTTTTCCCCCATGAATGCAATGCGCTTTTCTCACCTCTTGGCATTGTGAGTAAATTGATGTACCTTTCTACTGTGGGTCATAGTTTGGAGAATCAGATGGAGAGGGCAGCTATAGTCTACCTGGACCTGATGGAGGGCGGAGACAAACCAGTGGCTGGTTCCACCTGTGAGTGTGACCACCTCCTGTACCTCCACCCACCAGCACAGATGCTAAACCTCTAGTCTCTGATGTCCTGAAATTAGTAAGAGAAGTAGATGTTCTGTAATCTGTCATGACATCTGTTATGACATCTGTTACAATATTTCTAGACAAGATACTGAAGGAGCAGCTCCACAGGCTGTTGCATTGTGGGTACTTTGATCTTGTCGCAACTCCTCCTGTGACCAGTCTGATAGTAATGGAAGCTCCCATGGTCAAGAAGGCATCCGACAGCATCTCTAGTAAGTGTTCAGTTGTGTAACTTTACATTTGAATAAACATTAATTTGCAGCCCTTTCAAAGCTCAACGAAAGTAATTCTTCAAATAGGTAGGTAAGAATATCTAACGCATATCTTGCGTACTCAGATTCTATCAAGGAttcccagtctgaccctgaaCCCAAGACTTCTCCCACTCAGAACTGGAAGGTGGGGTTCCAGGCAACAAAGGAACAGGAACCTCCGGACTCATGGGATATGGAGTTTTCGGAAACGCCGGTCTCCCTTCAGTGTGCCATCCAGAAAACATGGAGAGGGGCTGCAGTATTCATCCCCAAAGTGCCGGTGACCATCAAGAAACAAGCTTCTAAACCAGTAAGTTGTTTTTCTTAAACTTAACCCTCTAAAATCAGAGTTCCAAGAATGTTGTTGTCTTAAGCTCCATATTTTCTATCTGTGCAgcaaagaaagaagaagaaatctAAAGGGGAGCCGGGTACCAAAGCTGTAAGTGCAATCTTTTATCGAGATATAGGTTTCTTTCCATTTCCTGTACTGAAACAGTATGGACGggtttctcttcctgtctggcaCAGCAGACCTTCATAGAGGTTTACAACTCCCCACCTGCTCTCCCCAAGAACCCCACCCTGCGTGAGCAGCACCTGGAGGACCTGATGACCAAGATACGAGGATCCTTCAGCTTCCTGCAGGTGTGACAGGATGAATATACTTCTACACGTCAAATCTCTTTAAGAGGACAGGACAAGGCCATGGAAGGCAGTGTTGTTACATTttatcctccatctcctccaggaCTCTGACCTGGAGATCGAGAACTCCCCCACCAACGGGCACACTAGACTGGGCAGAAGGGCCTCtaggtccccctctcctctgggtaccagaaaatatatttttaatgtTCAATCAGCCCCTTATATCTACTCAATTGTAGACATTAGGTCAAGTAGCAGATTGTATTAATCAGGACACTATCTTTTCTGTCCCTCAACAGcacaaaatgatccaaagagCATCCCGGCAGAGGTCCTTCTCAAAACACTGCATGTAAGACCTTCAGGTTCTTGGTCTAACATTCAATTGGAAAAACAAGCCTTATATCACAATGGCATGATTCATTTCAGAAGTGTACGCCATGTTAATGTTCTTGTTCCCTCTTCTCCAGTCTACGCAGCCTGCAAGACTTCTAGAGCACAAAACCAGTCTGACCAATGGAGAGGAGTCTCTGAATGACTGTGACCTGGACCTCAACGTTCAAGATCTTGCTGATGTAACGACCATACCCACATGACTGTGTTTAGTTTGTTCATGTGGTTTTGTCCATttttacccccccaccccctctgtgtcatgtctcctcctgctccatgtTGATGGCGTGTCCAGGAACCCCTGCATCTCCAGGACTGTGAGGTGTTTCCATCGCCACTGCTCTATCGGTgtggctcctccctctccaccctggaGGAGAAAACCCGACCTCCGGTATGACTGCCAGGCGTCCTATCTCGCCTCCACTTGATATGTGTTTTATTTCCATTTCCTGAGTGTATGTCTatgttccctctctttcctcgcCAGACACCTGTTCATAAGTCGGGAAAGCAGTCCCCCTCTAATGTTGGGACCTCTCAAACTCAGCCCTTCTCCACTCTCCCCGCCAGACGCACTAACGACATGgcccccccagcacccttctACAACATGCACTCGGGGAGTCTGCACATCCAGTAGCCCACCCTGTCTCACAGATTATTTTTATTACAACTATCGTAGATTTTTGTGGAAATACTTTATTTTCCTGGTTAAAATCCCAAACCTCCCccctttttaacccttgtgtcattctgacccatcagtcattgtgacccaccgtcgtattgcgacaactttaccgcatacaaaaacaaagtgaatcattttcttttaaccgttgggctgtctcagaccccccacattgcgaaggttaaaatattttttttttaatttgttttcgtattgggtaaaattgggtaaacacaatgatggttcgttatgaacctttgggtcatggaCTCGagggcagcacaagggttaaatgatcTGTTGATTTGATGTGTTTGTACAGGTATTCAAGGTGAATGCCCCTTTGCCTCCCAATGGGGATGTGGACTACAATTGTAAAACCGGTGTGTTTGCTGAGGCCAGCAGCCTCCAATACATCACTGCCAGCACCCAGACTCCACCAGAGTTTGCTCTCCCTGAGGACGAACTCTTGCCACCAGGTAGAACCGTCCACCTCTCCATTCTACGGACCCTCCCTTTTCTGGCCATCTTTCATATGCCATTGTTTAACCACTGTGTTGTTTCCCACCAGCTTACCAGTCTGAGTATGTCATTGGGAATGGCGGACAGGTCTACCTGCCTCCCAGCCAAACAGGGAGCAACATGGGTTTAGCTGGCCAATCATACTACACTAGAGGATCTTCGAGAGGTATGGCACGTGGTGGCAAAGGGCAggcacactcctcctccttccgcTCTGCAAGTGGGCCTCGAGGTATCTATCTACTCTTCTCCTGTGAACTTCTTTCCTCCTttactccttccttcccttcagTCCTCTTCCTAGATCCTCCTTCCCCTGTCCTGCTGTTTGCCTCAGCAGCATCGTATTCTGAAGGGAAGACTTTGAATCTTTACCATAAATCTTCTCTCCCACGTTTCCCATATAGCCTCTGATGTGTTTCCTTTCCTCACTctcaccctgtcctcctcctctctcaatctccagGTGGCTTTGATTGGTACCGGTGTGGTGTGCGTTCCCCAAGAGGAGGCTTCATCCCGCATGCTCACCACAGGGATGCTGGGCCTTTCCCGTACGGAGCCAGGGTAAGGCACAGTTTACCAGATCACTGTGAAGCTGCTGTTGGGGTACAGTGAAGTCCTGGTTGTCTCGATTTTTGGCCATTTGTCtggtgtttttgtattttttattaaatgttttggtttgttttatttttctgcCATTAGGACAGTGGGTATCAGCATTGCTACAAGCATGGGGGAGGGCCAGGAGGAACAAAGCACAACTCAAGCGGTAGGTACCACATGGACTTCCCATTGGCTTACGGAGATGTAAGGGAAAACCTGACTGGCTGTGTTTTT of the Osmerus mordax isolate fOsmMor3 chromosome 17, fOsmMor3.pri, whole genome shotgun sequence genome contains:
- the caprin2 gene encoding caprin-2 gives rise to the protein MVQLSPSPVLDVSASSECSKAGLASHKAGSPKMGSTGRLKTLQMDLEASNTIYQGYDRYIEDGLICLKHKIRNIEKKKIKLEDYLNRLKQGETLNKDQLDAVEKYDEIIHNLSFAQQLHKTLDGLTQDLLRAQRKAVRKEQVAKVEADRRLLCTVLQVRHLLLSLQHEHIRNDLLSGLNLAPHLPAPELQSLLDLAALLGVKRDEQLSLENQMERAAIVYLDLMEGGDKPVAGSTYKILKEQLHRLLHCGYFDLVATPPVTSLIVMEAPMVKKASDSISNSIKDSQSDPEPKTSPTQNWKVGFQATKEQEPPDSWDMEFSETPVSLQCAIQKTWRGAAVFIPKVPVTIKKQASKPQRKKKKSKGEPGTKAQTFIEVYNSPPALPKNPTLREQHLEDLMTKIRGSFSFLQDSDLEIENSPTNGHTRLGRRASRSPSPLAQNDPKSIPAEVLLKTLHSTQPARLLEHKTSLTNGEESLNDCDLDLNVQDLADEPLHLQDCEVFPSPLLYRCGSSLSTLEEKTRPPTPVHKSGKQSPSNVGTSQTQPFSTLPARRTNDMAPPAPFYNMHSVFKVNAPLPPNGDVDYNCKTGVFAEASSLQYITASTQTPPEFALPEDELLPPAYQSEYVIGNGGQVYLPPSQTGSNMGLAGQSYYTRGSSRGMARGGKGQAHSSSFRSASGPRGGFDWYRCGVRSPRGGFIPHAHHRDAGPFPYGARDSGYQHCYKHGGGPGGTKHNSSGWSDSSQVSSPDRETNFTLVDSAHGDSLSVSTMEVPVTPQGHTLLPMQLYPLPQPLRVAFTSARTVNFAPGTLDQPIAFDLLHSNLGDMFDTQLGRFTCPANGTYVFIFHILKLAVNVPLYINLMRNEEVMVSAYANDGAPDHETASNHAILPLYQGDQVWLRLHRGAIYGSSWKYSTFSGFLLYQD